A genomic segment from Juglans regia cultivar Chandler chromosome 14, Walnut 2.0, whole genome shotgun sequence encodes:
- the LOC109018463 gene encoding exocyst complex component EXO70H1-like, translated as MRNHFLFKSSPPSKTIPPPSPPRTTFSESLMNENIEIAESLIIKWSTDASSYVKIASLFHDDRTESKQFLHSVRDLQSAMKYFVTQNAASEKLVRAHTLMQMAMKRLEKEFYQILSANRACLDPESVSARSSRSSAARSSVSDLEDDESEDEFRAVGESVSEVDRASMIAMADLEAIADCMIASGYGKECVKIYKVIRKSIIDEALYHLGVERLSLSKVLKIDWEVLELKIKKWLNAVKMAVKTLFYGERILCDTVFSASESIRESCFADISRESAISLFEFPEIVAKSKKSPEKMFRMLDMYEAISDSWPEIESIFSYESTSVVRSQAVSSLVKLGEAVRTMLTDFETAIQKDPSKSPVPGGGVHPLTRYVMNYISFLADYSGVLADIVTDWPLTLHSPLPESCFDSLESDDSLISTRIAWLILVLLCKLDGKTEFYKDAALSYLFLANNLQYVVVKVRTSNLKLLLGEDWVTMHESKVKQYASNYERMGWNKVFSSLPENPTAEISLEQARDCLKKFNLAFDEAYRKQSAWIITDPKLRDEIKISVAKKLRSAYQEFYNKYRGKLRFGSGSLVRYTPDDLGNYLSDLFYATGSAGSVSSSSSTSHSRGGQSH; from the coding sequence ATGAGGAATCATTTCTTGTTCAAATCTTCACCTCCATCTAAAACAATCCCACCTCCTTCACCCCCCCGCACTACTTTCTCTGAATCGCTAATGAATGAAAACATCGAAATAGCAGAGTCCCTTATTATAAAGTGGAGCACGGACGCTTCCTCTTACGTCAAAATCGCCTCCCTTTTCCACGACGACCGTACTGAATCCAAACAGTTCCTACACTCCGTCAGAGACCTGCAGTCCGccatgaaatattttgttaccCAAAACGCGGCCTCCGAAAAGCTTGTCAGGGCCCACACCTTGATGCAAATGGCTATGAAGAGGTTGGAGAAGGAGTTCTATCAGATTTTGTCAGCCAATCGGGCGTGCCTGGATCCCGAATCGGTTTCGGCCCGCTCCTCTAGATCCTCGGCGGCGAGGTCTAGTGTTTCCGACCTGGAGGATGATGAGTCGGAGGACGAGTTTCGTGCCGTTGGCGAGTCGGTATCTGAGGTGGACCGAGCTTCGATGATTGCGATGGCGGACTTAGAAGCTATTGCAGACTGTATGATAGCTTCTGGTTATGGCAAAGAGTGCGTGAAAATCTACAAAGTAATACGCAAATCTATCATCGATGAGGCTTTGTATCATCTCGGGGTTGAGAGGCTGTCTCTCTCGAAAGTGCTGAAGATCGATTGGGAGGTTTTGGAGCTGAAGATCAAGAAGTGGTTGAACGCTGTAAAAATGGCCGTGAAAACTCTCTTTTATGGAGAGAGGATTCTGTGTGATACCGTGTTTTCCGCTTCGGAATCGATCAGAGAATCGTGCTTCGCTGATATTTCCAGAGAGAGCGCGATTAGCTTGTTTGAGTTCCCGGAAATCGTAGCAAAGAGCAAGAAATCCCCTGAGAAAATGTTTCGTATGTTGGACATGTACGAAGCTATCTCTGATTCCTGGCCAGAGATCGAATCTATTTTTTCGTATGAATCGACCTCTGTCGTTCGATCACAGGCAGTTTCTTCTCTGGTCAAGCTCGGTGAGGCGGTGCGCACGATGCTAACGGACTTCGAAACCGCCATCCAGAAGGACCCGTCGAAGAGTCCCGTCCCCGGAGGTGGGGTTCACCCGCTCACACGCTACGTAATGAACTACATCTCCTTCCTAGCCGATTACAGCGGCGTCCTCGCCGACATCGTCACCGACTGGCCTTTAACATTGCATTCACCGTTACCAGAATCCTGCTTCGACAGCCTAGAGTCCGACGATAGTCTGATTTCCACTCGAATTGCGTGGTTGATCCTCGTCCTCCTCTGTAAACTAGACGGCAAAACTGAGTTCTACAAGGATGCGGCGCTCTCGTACCTGTTCTTAGCCAACAACCTCCAATACGTCGTCGTCAAGGTGCGCACGTCGAACCTGAAACTCCTCCTCGGTGAGGATTGGGTGACTATGCACGAATCAAAGGTGAAACAGTACGCTTCGAACTACGAGCGGATGGGCTGGAACAAGGTATTCTCTTCGTTGCCCGAAAATCCGACGGCTGAGATTTCACTGGAGCAAGCGAGGGATTGTTTAAAGAAATTCAATTTGGCGTTTGACGAGGCGTATAGGAAACAGAGTGCATGGATTATTACGGACCCGAAACTCCGGGACGAAATCAAAATCTCGGTGGCGAAGAAGCTTAGATCGGCGTACCAGGAGTTTTACAACAAGTATCGGGGTAAGTTGAGGTTCGGATCTGGATCTTTGGTCAGATATACCCCAGATGATTTGGGGAATTACTTGTCGGATCTGTTCTATGCGACCGGAAGTGCAGGGAGTGTTTCGTCATCTTCTTCGACTTCCCACTCTCGTGGTGGGCAAAGCCATTGA